The DNA window CATCACACTGCCAACACCCCGAATCAGACTTCCGGGAGACAAGAAGCACGGCAGTAGCCAGGGTAAAAACTTTGTGAGAGATGCCGTCTTTCATATTTTCTCATCTACAGCCTCTTTCAATCTGGCATCACCACTCAAGCAGAATACTATACATATCGAGATGATAAACGCTACAGCATATTACAACCATACAGAACCCGTTGGCCACATACTCTACGATGAGCCGTTCGATGCCCCCCCAGGGGTGACGGAGACTCCACGACTCCCAGTCACATGGTCGGCGGAGAGCATCGGCTATGATAAACTgattgatgccatggatggCTCATTGAAGCTGGATGCCTCGGCAAACGCGACAATAAGGATAGGAAACTGGATAGAGACCGTCCATTACGAAGGACGGGGGATTGGAGCTAGGGTCAGGATATAGACGGTACATTTATTTCGTTCATTCGTTGTTTAAGCTACATGATATTGTTTTGGATTTTCCTTGGGAGCAGCGTTTGGTGTCTTATCTTGGacttttgattttttttatgaGCAAGGATTGCTTTGATATACAGGTTGACATTTTTTACAAGCAATTTATATACGAGATACACAGAGATACTCTCAATGTTGAATATGCAAAACCATTTGCAAGTAAGCAGAGACGTGAGTTTTGAGAGAATTGCAAAATTGTATTGGTATATTTATCGCCGGATTGTGGTAGACTATATCTAAGTTTGAATATATTTTCCATGTTCGACAGCCATCATAATACATCTACGCCGAGGGCTATACTCTAGTAAGGAAATCATCTAGAATTTACGGGAATAATTCTTATAAGAATACGAGGCAGATTACTAGAGACAGGATACGCTATCACGTTACGAGTAGATTTGTCTGGTATCATCACGCTGAGCAATAGAGAAGGGGGATCGAATCAAGATGACGAACCTGGAGTAGGTACACCACGTCGATGTCGACTCTAGCAGTGTCAGCAAGGGacaaaaacacacaaaaagcgagagaaagaaagagtataacaagaaaaggaataAGCACCTTTGGTTTCAATCAATTTCCCCTAATAAAGCCAACAAGCGGTATTTCATTAATAAATATGCTGAGAGGTAGTGGTTAGACAATTttcgcaaaaaaaaagataaaagaagaaaagaagctgttcTATCGACTCAAGTCGTCGTTATGTTGAAAACCTTTAGCCGAGCCGCACGCCTGCTTCCctgcgcttcttcagctgctgcgccgTCGCCAAGTTCATGCCGGCACTTTCGCTCGCGTCAAACATGCTCTGCGCCTCTCGCCTCTTTTCGTCGTCAATCTTCTTGAGGCGCTTCTCGGTCTTGCCCTTGCCGCTGCCCTTTCCGTGGAACTGGTGGCTGAGATGCTTAAAGGCCTCCTTGCGGTCTAACAATCGGCCGTGATCATCGACATACTTCAACTCGATGTTTGGCTTGTAGCCCGCGTTAAAGAGctcggccatcttcttcgattGCTGGTGGTCACGGTGGGTGTTTTGCTGTCGTGCCcactcttctctctctcgaaCGGACATGCGATCTAACCTGCCGCTCATTCTGTCACGTTCTCTCTGTTGTCGGGTCTGCTCGTCCAATTCACCCTCTAGGACTCTCTTCCTGGAAAGGAATTCTTCGCGAGCAACAAAGTCTTCATAGCTTCCAGTCTTCTCCTGGGACTCGAGAAGCCCTCGTTCTCGAAGCAGTGCGAGGGCTGCGCCCATACCGGTACCAAccatcttttcatcttcaatacccgcatcttcttcctcctcctcttgcttAATATTGTtattcctctcttcttcttctcggtgTGCTGCAATCTCTGCTGAATAATCATCCATTTCATGGTCTTCATTTCCATCTctgtctccatctccatcgcccATGTCACGATCCTCGTCTGCTTCAGGGCTTtttgttgtatgtttttgcTTCCTGGTCTGGCgatcttcatcgtctggCTTGCTCAGGCCGGCAACAAATTCGGAAATCTCGCCAATCACCAGACCGCCGCTTTGGGCCTCTTCAGGCacctcatcgtcttctttcaGTTGTCTTGCAATGTCTTCAGGCCGCGTCTTTTTGCGTTTCTTTAGAGCAATTTTCCTTTGAATTGCTAACGACGCTTGaaggtcgtcgtcatcggcaAAGTTATCAGCAGAGGCAGCTTTCCGTTTCTTAGTCGTAGAAGCCTTAGAATCAATGTCCATAGAGCCGGCATCCACTGGAGCGGTTTCCAAAGGGAATatgtcatcttcatcaagctgcttctgccttgTGCCCTTgcttcccttctttttcttgggcttcttcacCTTGATTTCTGAAGGGGCAAGGTAGTCTGATGAAGGCACACCATCATCTAGCGTATTGTCAGCTATCGTATCAGTAGTAAAACTTTTGGGTCTTTTGCTTTTAAACATACCGACAATATCATCAAGACTTATTGATTGaatcttcttccccttccttTCTGGCTGATCCAGGATATCTGACAGTTCAGCGATGGCTCCGTCGTCATCGAGAGTAAATCTCTTGGCTTTTTTGCCATTGATCTCCTCGTCGTATTGTGCCAGGATAGtgccctcgccatcatcataaTCATTGGGGTTGTAGcccttcagcttcttcttgaggTCCAATCTTTCACTGAgcttctcttgctctttgaTACCCAAATTCTCAAGctcatctccctcttcctcatttTCGTCAATTGTCGTATCTTTCAAAGTAAGGATTTGTTCGTCTCCGTCTAGAAAGGATGTTGAATCGTGAGCAACCTTGATGCCTGCGAGGTCCTTAGAGGTGTATTGTatggctgccgctgccgctgcctctgctgcagcaagcTCCTCTTCTAGCTTCCTTGCTGtgtcaatcttcttttgtcgcttcttctgcccTGTCAACCACGCCTTTGCATCAAGATCACTGCtttggccttcttcgccgAGTCCCTTGCCCTCTAAAAGAGCAAATCGCTGAGCCTTTTCACGGGCTTTTCGTACGGCGGTAGCCTTCTCTTCGCGTCGTttcttggcagcttcttcgtcCTGCACCCTTTTGTAGTTGTCATATGCCTGGGCTTGGCGACTCTCGACGGTGCTTCCGGgttcttcgtcgtcgtcggacGCTGAAGCTTGATGCGATACCTGGGCTCCGGGTACCGGCAAAGGCTTCATGCCCAGCGAGATTCGGATGCGATTTGTCTCTTCGATCGTTGCCGCGTCCATGGTTGCTTGCTGTTGGTATCAGACAGGATAACAGTTGGTCAGGACGTCGCGAACAcgcaagaaagaagaaagtctCAAACTCCGTCTAGTTAGGTAGGTACGAGATGGCGGCACTTGGTGCTCCACCGCGGCCTGGCTGCCAAATTCGTCGTCACTTGGCGCGCAAACTATTTTAGCCGAGATATTTCCGGTTTTTCTATCACGTGATACTCCCCACCAGCCAATCTTATCGCGACTCCATATAAGGCTCTATCGTGAAATTTTCTTccaagcttcttttcttcttaacaTACACGGATCTGTGCTCTGCGGTCCTCTGCGTTCACGCGTCAGGGTCGACTGCTTTGCAGCTCGATAACTCTATGGAGCCATCAACTTGTTATGGTGTCAATCATCCTATCGACAGGTCCAAGAAGAATTCGACCTCTGGCTGCCTCATTCGCTGTCGCAAGACGGCTTGAGTGTTGTGGCTGGAGGACCCGGGGGCCCCATATTCCGAACCTTTCACCAAGGCCGTCGGCCGATGAAGTTGAGGAAAACCATGGGATGCCTACATCTCAGCGCTTGCAATGCCTAGGTAGTACTAGATGCTCTGTAGACATCTCTGTAGACACGTCCGTAGACGGCTGCTGAGCCTCAACTCGGAGCCGTCTGACCTCAAGATGCCACCCCGACTAGCCGCTCGGAGCAAACCATGATTAATTGTGTTACTCGGGCCGCAATATCTACGAAATAACCCCGACGAATTCGGAAAGCAAAATGCGATCCCTTGTCAGCGGGGCAGATGGGAAAACAGTTTGCTTACTCGATGCATGCCTCGTGATTCTTTAGGACGGATACCGTACAAGCAGCCTCCTGAGTCCTGCGAGGTTCTGATGATGTCAATCCTTGACATTTAGGCAGATGTCAGAAGTCCCCCCACGGCGAAATCCCACCAAAACACCCCGTACCTGTGAAAGTGGCGACCTACCTCCAGGGTGCCTCATCTATCTGCCAATGCATGTGAAGCTCGATGCCGAGACCCTGCTCCGACATTCTACCTGCATAGGTACAGTAGATAGCATGCACCTTCTCCGTATTCGTACCTACCCAGGCGGTGACGACTCATGCTGTCACGTCCGTCTACCTCTGTtctactttttcttcctttttcatTCGTCCacgttctttttttgccttctCATCCTTTCTACGGCACGTGCTTGGCAGTCCAACctgcatgtgcatgtagCCAAGATTAC is part of the Trichoderma atroviride chromosome 1, complete sequence genome and encodes:
- a CDS encoding uncharacterized protein (BUSCO:EOG092D4CHM), coding for MDAATIEETNRIRISLGMKPLPVPGAQVSHQASASDDDEEPGSTVESRQAQAYDNYKRVQDEEAAKKRREEKATAVRKAREKAQRFALLEGKGLGEEGQSSDLDAKAWLTGQKKRQKKIDTARKLEEELAAAEAAAAAAIQYTSKDLAGIKVAHDSTSFLDGDEQILTLKDTTIDENEEEGDELENLGIKEQEKLSERLDLKKKLKGYNPNDYDDGEGTILAQYDEEINGKKAKRFTLDDDGAIAELSDILDQPERKGKKIQSISLDDIVDDGVPSSDYLAPSEIKVKKPKKKKGSKGTRQKQLDEDDIFPLETAPVDAGSMDIDSKASTTKKRKAASADNFADDDDLQASLAIQRKIALKKRKKTRPEDIARQLKEDDEVPEEAQSGGLVIGEISEFVAGLSKPDDEDRQTRKQKHTTKSPEADEDRDMGDGDGDRDGNEDHEMDDYSAEIAAHREEEERNNNIKQEEEEEDAGIEDEKMVGTGMGAALALLRERGLLESQEKTGSYEDFVAREEFLSRKRVLEGELDEQTRQQRERDRMSGRLDRMSVREREEWARQQNTHRDHQQSKKMAELFNAGYKPNIELKYVDDHGRLLDRKEAFKHLSHQFHGKGSGKGKTEKRLKKIDDEKRREAQSMFDASESAGMNLATAQQLKKRREAGVRLG